TGCCCCGGGTGGAACAGCTTTTTGAGGCTCGCACTCCCAAGAATCCCGCTCTTTTGGCTGAGGAAGCGGGTAAAGTAAGAATTATAGAAAAGGAAGACAAGACAGAAATAGTTTTAGAGGCTGCTCGTAAAAAGAAGCGTACTCTGCATTTGCCCAAAAACACTACTCTAAAAGTGAAAGAGGGAGAGTTGGTTAAAGAGAAAGAAGTCTTAACAGAAGGCAAGGTGCGCATAAAAGCGCCTTTTTCTGGTCGTATTGTGAAGATAGATAAAACAAAAATTGTTATTGAGGCTTCAGAGCCGGCTCGTTATGAGTGGGAAGTTTCTCCTTATTTTGAGATTTTGGTTGAGGATGGTGAAGAAGTGGAAAAAGGGCAACAGCTGACTGAGGGTAATGTTGATATTAAGATGCTGGCGCGTCTCAAGGGCGAAAAAGCGGCTCAAAAGCATATTATTAATGAGATTAGTGATGTTTATGCTTCTCAAGGTCAGGATATTCATCCTAAGCATTTTGAGGTAACAGTCAGGCGTATGTTCTCTAAGTGCCAAATTGTCAATCCGGGTGATTCTACTTTTGTGGAGGGGCAAATTGTAGATCGTGCCAAAGTAGATTTTATTAATGGAGAGCTCAAAAAGAAGAAGAAAAAAGAAATTAGAGCCTTGCCTCTCGTGTTAGGTATTACCAGAGTTTCTTTAAGTACTGATAGCTTTTTATCTGCAGCTTCATTTCAGGAAACTAGCGCGGTTCTTAGAGATGCTGCTTTAGTGGGCAAAGTCGACCTCTTGAGAGGAATTAAGGAAAATGTTATCATCGGCAAGCTTATACCTTCAGGTACAGGTTTTAAGCCTCGTCAGTATCTGCAGCCAGCAGGTAGAGGTAAATCTAAGGGGAAAAGCTAAAGTGGTTATTGACTCTGTGGATTAAACTGATAAAATACAGATTATGTCTACATTCGCTCAATTAGTCAAAAAGGGGCGCAAAAAGAAAAAACGACGCCAGAGAACCCCGGCTCTCAAACGGGTTGTTAATGCTTTGCAAAATAAAGCCAAGATGTTGCCTAAGGGAGCGCCTTTAAAGCGGGGGATTTGCGTTAAGGTGACAACAATGACGCCCAAGAAACCAAATTCAGCCTTAAGAAAGATCGCTAGAGTTCGTTTGACTAATGGCATGGAGGTGACTGCCTATATCCCCGGCGAGGGCCATAATTTACAGGAACACTCTATTGTTTTGATTCGCGGGGGAAGAGTAAAAGATTTACCCGGCGTAAGATACCACATAGTTCGTGGCAAATACGACACCACTGGAGTTGAAGGACGACGCCAAAGTCGCAGTTTTTATGGTGCTAAAAAGGAAAAATAATACTTATTTATGCGGGGACGAGCCAAATTCAAAACCCAGACAATTCAGCCTGATCCTAAATATCACTCAGAATTAGTGGCTAAGTTTATTAATTATGTAATGCGCAAAGGCAAGAAAGCTAAAGCCCAGAGTATAGTTTATAGTGCTTTTGACATTATCCAAAAGAAAACAAAGAAGAAGCCGCTAGATGTTTTTGAGCAGGCATTAAAAAATGTAGGCCCTTATTTAGAGGTTAAATCCCGCCGGGTGGGAGGGGCTAATTATCAAGTGCCTATGGAGGTTCCAAAAAAGAGAAGAACTGCCTTAGCGATGCGTTGGATTTTGCAGGTTGTTCGCTCTCGCCAGGGTAAACCAACAAAGCAGAAGTTGGCAGAAGAGCTGATTTTTGCTGCTCAAGGCAAGGGAGAGGCCGTACGCAAGAAAGAGGAGATGCACCGTATGGCAGAGGCAAATAAAGCTTTTGCTCACTACGCTCAACGCTAATACTAATTTGAAACTATGGATAGAGAGTATCCCATTGAGAAAACACGCAACATTGGCATTATTGCTCACATTGATGCCGGTAAAACTACAGTAACCGAGCGGATTTTATATTACACCGGCAAAAAACACAAAATTGGTGAAGTTCATGAAGGTGAAGCAGAAATGGATTGGATGGAGCAGGAAAAAGAAAGGGGGATTACTATCACTGCAGCTGCTACCACTTGCTTTTGGACACCAATAGGAGAAGGTAAAGAGCAGGAGGCGAGAATTAATATTATTGATACTCCTGGCCATATAGATTTTACTGTAGAAGTTCAACGCTCCCTAAGGATTTTAGATGGAGCCGTAGTTGTTTTTGAAGCTGTTTCCGGAGTGCAGGCGCAGTCAGAAACAGTGTGGCGTCAGGCAGATGAATACAAAGTGCCCCGTATTTGTTTTATAAATAAAATGGATCGTGCTGGCGCTGACTTTTATATGTCCTTTAATTCTATTAAGGAGAAGTTAGGGGCTAATGCAGTGGCTTTACAGATTCCTATTGGTCAGGAAGATAAGTTTGAGGGGATTATTGATTTATTAAAGATGAAGGCCTTGACTCACGATGATGAGTTAGGCAAGGAGGTGGTGGAATCAGATATACCTGAGGATTATAAAGAAGAGGCAGAAAAGTGGCGTAAAGATATGGTGGAAAAAATCGCTGAAACTAATGACGAGCTTTTAGAGAAGTATTTAGAGGGAAAAGAGATAAGTTTAAATGAGTTATACAGAGCTATCAGAGAAGCAACAGTTCAAAATAAAATTTACCCTGTACTTTGTGGTTCTGCTCTTAAAAATAAAGGTGTGCAGCCTTTACTTGACGCTGTAGTAAGATATCTGCCTTCACCAGTTGATTTACCCCCTGCCAAAGGCACTAACTATAAAACTAAAGAAGAAGTGGAGTGTCCTCCTAAAGATGATCACGCTTTTGTGGGTTTAGTTTTTAAGGTGGCACACGATCCTTATGTGGGTAAGTTATATTTCTTCCGTGTATATTCCGGGGCCTTGGAAGCTGGTTCTTATGTTTTAAATAATACCACAGGAAGGAAAGAGCGAGTGGGACGGATTGTAAGAATGCACGCTAATCACAGAGAAGAAGTAAAAAAGGTTTTTGCCGGTGATATTGCCGCTATGGTTGGTCTTAAAGATACCAAAACTGGAGATACTCTTTCTGAAGAAAAGTTTCCTGTGCGTTTAGAGACAATTGCTTTTCCTGAGCCGGT
This portion of the bacterium genome encodes:
- the rpsL gene encoding 30S ribosomal protein S12 yields the protein MSTFAQLVKKGRKKKKRRQRTPALKRVVNALQNKAKMLPKGAPLKRGICVKVTTMTPKKPNSALRKIARVRLTNGMEVTAYIPGEGHNLQEHSIVLIRGGRVKDLPGVRYHIVRGKYDTTGVEGRRQSRSFYGAKKEK
- the rpsG gene encoding 30S ribosomal protein S7, which codes for MRGRAKFKTQTIQPDPKYHSELVAKFINYVMRKGKKAKAQSIVYSAFDIIQKKTKKKPLDVFEQALKNVGPYLEVKSRRVGGANYQVPMEVPKKRRTALAMRWILQVVRSRQGKPTKQKLAEELIFAAQGKGEAVRKKEEMHRMAEANKAFAHYAQR
- the fusA gene encoding elongation factor G, coding for MDREYPIEKTRNIGIIAHIDAGKTTVTERILYYTGKKHKIGEVHEGEAEMDWMEQEKERGITITAAATTCFWTPIGEGKEQEARINIIDTPGHIDFTVEVQRSLRILDGAVVVFEAVSGVQAQSETVWRQADEYKVPRICFINKMDRAGADFYMSFNSIKEKLGANAVALQIPIGQEDKFEGIIDLLKMKALTHDDELGKEVVESDIPEDYKEEAEKWRKDMVEKIAETNDELLEKYLEGKEISLNELYRAIREATVQNKIYPVLCGSALKNKGVQPLLDAVVRYLPSPVDLPPAKGTNYKTKEEVECPPKDDHAFVGLVFKVAHDPYVGKLYFFRVYSGALEAGSYVLNNTTGRKERVGRIVRMHANHREEVKKVFAGDIAAMVGLKDTKTGDTLSEEKFPVRLETIAFPEPVISVAIEPKTKADQEKLGLALKEFLDEDPTLKVSYDEETGQTLVSGMGELHLEILVDRMKREFGVEANVSKPRVAYKETIRKTTKAEGKFIRQTGGRGQYGHVWLRLEPLERGAGFKFLNEIKGGIIPSEFIPAVEKGVKEAMQKGVVAGYPVADVSVALYDGSFHEVDSSELAFKIAATKAFQEAAKQADPYLLEPIMDLEVVVPEEYLGQVNGDLNSRRAQIESISPRGNLQVIKSKVPLAEMFGYATTLRSLTSGRGAFVMQFDHYAEVPKSIAQEIIEGKR